A DNA window from Mastomys coucha isolate ucsf_1 unplaced genomic scaffold, UCSF_Mcou_1 pScaffold21, whole genome shotgun sequence contains the following coding sequences:
- the LOC116101707 gene encoding carcinoembryonic antigen-related cell adhesion molecule 15: MEFPSLLLCKGLLLTASLLYCWSSPTVALQTSKEMRFSAAEGAKALLSVPDQEEDLLSFSWYKGKDVNKNFTIAHYKKSSDSLQLGKNVSGREEIYKDGSMMLQAVTQEDTGFYTLETFKAHDQQEITYAHLQVYKIVTKPYLQLNHTRLQRKSASIFTCMSPDTEVDINWFFNYKPLNITERITLSAEKRELTISPVWRADAGIYQCEVSNSFSSKKTNPLLMVLAYG; this comes from the exons atggagttcccttctctgcttctctgcaaaGGGCTTCTGCTCACAG cctCACTTTTATACTGCTGGAGCTCACCCACGGTGGCACTGCAAACATCTAAAGAAATGCGCTTCTCGGCTGCTGAAGGGGCAAAGGctcttctctctgttcctgaCCAGGAAGAGgatctcctctccttttcctggtACAAAGGGAaggatgtaaataaaaattttacaattGCACATTACAAAAAGTCCAGCGATTCACTTCAGCTTGGAAAGAATGTCAGCGGCAGGGAAGAAATCTATAAGGATGGCTCCATGATGCTCCAGGCCGTCACCCAGGAAGACACGGGATTCTACACTTTAGAAACCTTTAAAGCACACGATCAACAGGAGATAACATATGCCCATCTCCAAGTATACA AGATTGTGACAAAGCCCTACCTCCAGCTCAACCACACTAGACTGCAAAGGAAGAGTGCCTCAATTTTCACCTGCATGTCGCCTGACACCGAAGTGGACATCAATTGGTTCTTCAATTATAAGCCCCTGAATATCACTGAGAGGATCACACTGTCAGCTGAAAAGCGAGAGCTCACCATATCTCCTGTCTGGAGAGCAGATGCAGGGATCTATCAGTGCGAAGTCTCCAACTCCTTTAGTTCCAAGAAGACTAATCCACTCCTTATGGTGTTGGCTTATGGCTAA